One Neovison vison isolate M4711 chromosome 2, ASM_NN_V1, whole genome shotgun sequence genomic window carries:
- the KLF17 gene encoding Krueppel-like factor 17 has protein sequence MCSPSQAEMERGAEMQIQWQRAQHQLLQDTEKSMSILDMSPSPRRSGVHTSWNDGTSGIHYFLPCTELERIPLALAEAPRQNASEMGPQFSMMLPEHGVSYCSQVTRTPSQMIYCEGMSPSQPGMVIFRGPQMMPLGEPSTPGVAMTFGGNLRMPRSGPPVSAPSGISVTSHINVPSMPYSDPPTVPSNRDSLTPKMLLVPTMPSTEAQAMLPSLTQMLPPKEPHDFRMSAAGSPSFLALESQDSLSQPGSQEDPLPKQPMHAPLKAERNSRSQERALRRRSPVSRPYCCQYESCGKAYTKRSHLVSHQRKHTGERPYKCMWESCMWSFFRSDELGRHMRIHTRYRPHRCDQCGRQFMRSDHLRQHRRIHQRVPGPPESQASNGQMAGPAAGL, from the exons ATGTGCAGCCCATCCCAGGCTGAGATGGAGCGGGGGGCGGAGATGCAGATACAGTGGCAACGGGCTCAGCATCAGCTCCTACAG GATACTGAGAAGTCAATGTCCATCTTGGACATGTCTCCATCTCCTAGACGCAGTGGAGTGCATACCTCTTGGAATGATGGCACATCAGGCATTCACTACTTCCTTCCGTGCACAGAGCTGGAGAGGATCCCTTTGGCCTTAGCTGAGGCTCCCAGGCAGAATGCAAGTGAAATGGGGCCACAGTTTAGTATGATGCTGCCTGAGCATGGTGTGAGCTACTGCTCCCAAGTGACTCGCACTCCTTCCCAGATGATTTACTGTGAGGGAATGTCTCCCTCCCAGCCAGGCATGGTGATTTTCAGGGGGCCCCAGATGATGCCCTTAGGAGAGCCCAGTACTCCAGGGGTGGCCATGACCTTTGGTGGGAATCTAAGGATGCCCCGCAGTGGGCCGCCAGTTTCTGCTCCCAGTGGAATCTCAGTGACATCCCACATCAATGTTCCATCAATGCCTTATTCTGACCCCCCCACAGTACCTTCTAACAGAGACTCTTTAACACCTAAAATGTTACTGGTCCCAACCATGCCTTCTACTGAGGCCCAGGcaatgcttccttctttgactCAGATGTTGCCCCCTAAAGAACCCCATGACTTTAGGATGAGCGCAGCTGGGTCCCCATCATTTCTGGCTTTAGAATCCCAGGACTCTctcagccagccaggctcccaggAAGACCCCTTACCCAAGCAGCCCATGCATGCCCCCCTGAAAGCAGAGCGGAACTCCAGGTCCCAGGAAAGGGCTCTCAGGAGGAGATCCCCGGTTTCAAGGCCTTACTGCTGCCAATATGAAAGCTGTGGAAAAGCTTATACTAAGCGCTCCCACCTTGTGAGTCATCAACGCAAACACACAG GTGAGAGGCCCTATAAATGCATGTGGGAAAGCTGTATGTGGTCTTTTTTCCGTTCTGATGAGCTTGGACGACACATGCGGATACACACCAGATACCGACCACATAGATGTGATCAGTGCGGCCGACAGTTCATGAGATCTGACCATCTCAGGCAACACCGAAGGATTCACCAACGGGTGCCAGGACCCCCAGAATCCCAGGCCAGCAATGGACAGATGGCCGGTCCTGCTGCTGGTCTTTAG